ATGAGCTACTCGAGCGCAATCTGGGATCAGGACGACGATCTGGAAGCGGCGCAACGCCGGAAATGGGCGGCGCTCTCCGAACGCCTCGGCAATCCGGACAGCGTGCTGGAAATCGGATGCGGCTGGGGCGGGCTCGCCGGACATCTCGCCTCGCAAGGCGCGAAGGTCACCGCGATCAGCCTTTCCGACGAGCAGCTTGCTTGGGCGCGCGACCACGAGAGCGTCGACATCGCCTTCCGCAAGCAGGACTATCGCGACACGCGCGGCGCGTTCGACGCTGTCGTCAGCGTGGAAATGGTCGAGGCGGTCGGGCGCGAATACTGGCCGAGCTTCTTCGACAGCCTCGCACGAAACCTGAAACCCGGTGGACGCGCCGCGATCCAGTATATCTCGATGCGCGAGGAATTGTTCGACGATTACGCCGCCAGCGCAGATTTCATCCAGGCTTACATTTTCCCCGGCGGTCTCCTGATCCGGAACAGCGAGTTCGAGAGCCTCGCCCGCGAACGGGGGCTGAGCTGGCAGGATCGCCGCGACTTCGGGATCGACTATGCCCGCACGCTGGAAGCGTGGCGCCACAGGTTCGATGCTGCGCTTGCGCAGGGGAGACTGCCGGCGGGCTTTGACGATCGCTTTGCCAATCTCTGGCGCTACTATCTCATGTATTGCGAAGGCGGGTTCCGCGGAGGCGGGATCGACGTCCACCAAGTCACGCTCGTAAAGGATTCCTAATGCGCACACCTCTTCTTGCCGCTCTGGCGTCCGTCCTCCTCGCCTCCTGCGCCACGGTTCCATCGGGGCAGAACGTTGCGGCGACCTATGCAAGCACGCCGGAGACGCCGCTTTCCTTCGAGGAGCAGCAGTCGGTGCTGTTCTGGGACGACGCCACCCGGTCGGACCGCTTCCGCGAAATGGAACGCTATTTCGCCGGGACCGAAGTTGCGCCGCCCGCCCGCACCCGCAGCCTGCCCGAGGGCCGACCTCTTCCCGAGGCGGTGACAACGGTGCTCGACGCGTATCTGACCTCGCAGAATGCCGCCGGGATCATGGTCCTCCATGACGGCCGTGTGCGATACGAGAAGTACGGCCTCGGTTTCGGCCCGGAGCAGCGCTGGACGAGCTTCTCCGTCGCAAAAAGCTTCACCTCGACACTGCTGGGTGCCGCATTGAAGGACGGCGCGATCCAGAGCCTGAGCGATCCTGTCTCCAAATACGTCCCGGGCCTCAAAGGGAGCGCCTATGACGACGTATCGGTCGAGCAACTGGCGACGATGACATCCGGCGTGCGCTGGAACGAGGACTACACCGATGCGAACAGCGATGTCGCGAAGATGCTGACCGTCGAGCCGGTCGCGGGCGAATCGCAGGTCGTCACCTACATGAAGACCCTGCCGCGCGAGGCGCCGGCCGGCGAGAAATGGGTCTACAAGACGGGCGAGACGAACCTGCTGGGCGTACTGGTCGAGAACGCGACCGGCATGACGCTGGCCGAATATGCCAAGGGCAAGATCGTCGACCCGGCCGGTTTCGAAGATCGCATGTTCTGGATGAGCGACCTGACCGGGGGAAGCATCGGCGGCTGCTGCCTGTCACTGCGCCTGGCCGATTACGCGCGCTTCGGGCAGTTCGCGCTCGAAGGCGGTAAGGGCGTCGTGCCCGATCGCTGGTTCATCGAGGCAGGGTCGCCCCAGGTCGAATTCGGCAATGGCTATGGCTACGGCTACCAGTGGTGGACCTACCCCAATACCGGCCCGACCGCGTTCGACGGTCCCTATGGTGCGCAAGGGATCTTCGGCCAGTCGATAGCGATCCTGCCAGCTCACAATGTAGTTGTGGCCGTCGTCGGAAACTGGCCCACGGCGACCAGTCCGGAAGGTCGCGCGCAGATGCGGCAGGTTCTCGCCGCGATCGAGAACGCCGTCGGCTCCGACGATCAGGCGCGGTAGACGGCCTCGGGGCTGTAGCGTGCCAGGATGTTCTCCTGGACGATGGGGCTGAGCAGTTCGGCAAAGGCGCAGCCGACCACGCTGTTTTCCCACCATACGACTTCCGCCTGACGGGATTCGAGGCCGGGCAGGGTGATCCAGCACACCTGGCCTTCGTGCATGCGGCTGATGGCCGAAGCGCTGAAGCCGGAGATCGAAAGATCGTGCACCACCGTCTGGAAGGCCCGGCCGCCGCTGGCCCGCAATTGTGCGGGTACGGTAATCTTCGTGCGCGGCGCACACCGATCTTCCTGCGCAGCGATGCGGTAACTGTCAAACGTGTCCAGTGCCATGCCCCACGGTCCCGAAATGTGCTTCCCGAAACGCACGACGTTGCGCGCGTCACGCGAAGAATCGCCAATTGCGGTAAAAAAGCGGTTGGGGAGGCTGGTTAACGAATTCCCCGCCGGGATTAGGGATTCAGCCCACGCGTTCTCGATGCCCGGTCACGAAATCGCCGGCCATAAGGGAGGCGATCCGGTCTGCCACCACGTCCGGCGTCTTGAGCGTCTGCGGGTCTTCGCCGGGGAAGGCTTTCTCGCGCATGTCGGTGCGGGTCGCGCCCGGATCTACGATGGCGACGCGGATGTTTCCAATCCTGGCGACTTCCTGCGCGTAGCTCTGCAGGACGTTGTCGAACGCGGCCTTGGTCGATGCGTAGGCGGACCAGAAGGGACGCGGGTCCGAACCGACCGAACTGGTGAGGCCGACGACCCTCGCATTCTCGCTGCGCTTCAGCATCGGATCGAACGCGGCCAGAAGAGCCTGCGTGGCGAGCAGGTTGATCGTGATCGCCTTGTTGAAGTCCTTGGGATCGATCTGCGTAACCGGCCCGAGGGCGGGCAGGTAGGCGGCGGAGATCACGAGCATGTCGAGCGTATCCCAGCGGCCCGATATGGCGGCGGAGAGCCGCGCCACCCCGTCCTTGTCCGACAGGTCCAGCGGGGCGATCGTGGCGGACCCGCCCGCCGCATGGATCTCGTCCTCCACCGCTTCCAGCGCGCTGTCGGTTCTCGCCGTCAGGATCACGTGCGCGCCCTTCGCAGCCAGAGCCTTGGCCGTGGCGGCACCGATACCCTTGCTGGCCCCGGTGACGAGGGCTAGCTGGCCGTCGAACGGCTTGTCGTTGCCCATCACGCGACCTTGTCGAAAGGAAGTTGTGCCGCCTCGTCTTCCCGCCGGGTGAGGTCGGTCAGCGACGTGGGATAATCGCCCGTGAAACAGGCGTCGCAATATTGCGGGCACTTGGGATCACGCGGCTCGCTGCCGACGGCGCGGTAGAGACCGTCGATCGAGACGAAGGCGAGACTGTCCGCCTTGATGAACTGGCGCATCGGCTCGAGATCCATCTGCGCGGCGAGCAGCTTGTTCCGTTCCGGCGTGTCGACGCCGTAGAAGCAGCTATGCGCGGTCGGCGGGCTGGCCACGCGGAAATGCACTTCGCTTGCCCCGGCATCGCGCATCATCTCGACGATCTTCATGCTGGTCGTGCCGCGCACGATGGAATCGTCGATCAGGACGATCTTCTTGCCTTCGACGAGGCCGCGATTGGCATTGTGCTTGCGCCGCACGCCGGAATGGCGTGCGCTGTCGGAGGGCTGGATGAACGTCCGGCCGACATAGTGGCTGCGGATGATGCCGAGTTCGAACGGCAGTCCCGATTGCTGCGCGTAGCCGATCGCCGCGGGCACGCCGCTGTCGGGCACGGGGATGACGAGATCGACATCGCACGGCGCCTCGATCGCCAGCTGTTCCCCGATCGCCTTGCGCGCGGCGTAGACGCTGCGTCCGT
This genomic interval from Qipengyuania sp. JC766 contains the following:
- a CDS encoding cyclopropane-fatty-acyl-phospholipid synthase family protein encodes the protein MATREVDRGSGLIRSGNRFAGSPGLLARLIAPGFHKVLDRIDAGLLRGTLTGHLPDGTKRRLGGRAPGFEVAVTINDWRALIRLATSGSVGWYQAWEAGEWESDDPVSLFALFMDNAATLGGAARAKGPFRLAKQFMHWRNRNSRTGSERNIHAHYDLGNDFYAAWLDPTMSYSSAIWDQDDDLEAAQRRKWAALSERLGNPDSVLEIGCGWGGLAGHLASQGAKVTAISLSDEQLAWARDHESVDIAFRKQDYRDTRGAFDAVVSVEMVEAVGREYWPSFFDSLARNLKPGGRAAIQYISMREELFDDYAASADFIQAYIFPGGLLIRNSEFESLARERGLSWQDRRDFGIDYARTLEAWRHRFDAALAQGRLPAGFDDRFANLWRYYLMYCEGGFRGGGIDVHQVTLVKDS
- a CDS encoding serine hydrolase; amino-acid sequence: MRTPLLAALASVLLASCATVPSGQNVAATYASTPETPLSFEEQQSVLFWDDATRSDRFREMERYFAGTEVAPPARTRSLPEGRPLPEAVTTVLDAYLTSQNAAGIMVLHDGRVRYEKYGLGFGPEQRWTSFSVAKSFTSTLLGAALKDGAIQSLSDPVSKYVPGLKGSAYDDVSVEQLATMTSGVRWNEDYTDANSDVAKMLTVEPVAGESQVVTYMKTLPREAPAGEKWVYKTGETNLLGVLVENATGMTLAEYAKGKIVDPAGFEDRMFWMSDLTGGSIGGCCLSLRLADYARFGQFALEGGKGVVPDRWFIEAGSPQVEFGNGYGYGYQWWTYPNTGPTAFDGPYGAQGIFGQSIAILPAHNVVVAVVGNWPTATSPEGRAQMRQVLAAIENAVGSDDQAR
- a CDS encoding PilZ domain-containing protein, translating into MALDTFDSYRIAAQEDRCAPRTKITVPAQLRASGGRAFQTVVHDLSISGFSASAISRMHEGQVCWITLPGLESRQAEVVWWENSVVGCAFAELLSPIVQENILARYSPEAVYRA
- a CDS encoding SDR family NAD(P)-dependent oxidoreductase, with translation MGNDKPFDGQLALVTGASKGIGAATAKALAAKGAHVILTARTDSALEAVEDEIHAAGGSATIAPLDLSDKDGVARLSAAISGRWDTLDMLVISAAYLPALGPVTQIDPKDFNKAITINLLATQALLAAFDPMLKRSENARVVGLTSSVGSDPRPFWSAYASTKAAFDNVLQSYAQEVARIGNIRVAIVDPGATRTDMREKAFPGEDPQTLKTPDVVADRIASLMAGDFVTGHRERVG